DNA from Algisphaera agarilytica:
CGACGTGTCCAACAACCAAGACGCGGTGATCAACCTCTTCGGCGACGTGGTCTTCAACGGCCTGGTCTCCGGCCCGGGCGGCTTCTTCGGCAGCGGCACGGCGATCTTCAACGGCGGCTACGCCCCCGGCGCCAGCCCCGCGGTCGTCGAGCACGAGAACAACGTCGTCTTCAGCGACACCAACACCCTCGAGATCGAGCTGGCCGGGCTCGCGCTCGGCGAGTTCGACCGGCTGGAGATCCTTCAGGACCTGGAAATCGACGGGCTGCTGGATATTAAATTGATCGATGGGTTCACGCTCGACCTGAACCAGGAGTTCGTGATCCTGGACGTCATGGGCACCACCACCGGACAATTCCTCGGGCTGGGCGAAGGCGATCTCGTCGACACGTTTGACGGTACCGATTTGTTCATCAGCTACGTCGCCGGCGACGGCAACGATGTTTCGCTGTTCGCGGTCCCTGAACCAACATCGCTAGTACTGCTTGGCTTGGGCGGGTTCATGTTCGGCCGGCGACGGCCATCCTTCCAAGCGTGCCGCTGACCCGCATATCTCGTAACCTCGGCCTTTTTCATACCCTCAGACAACTTCGCTGCTGTGCATCGCGATCGGCCTGTTCCGTGGTGCATATACTCGATATTTTCCACTGGATCGTTTGCGATTTTCAGAAAAATAACCCAATCTTAGACCAGCAGCTCAACCTTTCATCACTCGAACGACGACCTATCAAGCTAAACATATCCAGGTCTATTCCAATATGTAGGCACCTGATAATTTCTGGTAGAGGTTACGAAAACTGCATCACCTGAATCTATAATCTGGTCCACATGAAAGGGCCAGAAAATGAAAGGCAAACGATACACCACCGAGCAGAAGATCCGGATCGTCCGTGAAGGCCAACGTGCCGGCATGGCGATCGCCGATGTCTGCTGAGAACACCAGATCAGTGAGCAGAGCTACCATCGCTGGAAAGCGGAGCTGGGGATGCTCGAGGTCGACCAGTTGAGAGTCAACACTTTGCCTTGGCACGCTTGCAGAAAATTAAACATGTGTGGCAACATGTCGTCCGTAATGATGAAGATAAAGTTTGGCTGTGAGCGAACTGCCTCTTACGCGTCAACAGACTGCGTTGCCGTCAGGAGCAGCAACAAAGCCATCAAGGACATTATCACACGGTATGAGCATATTCTGGACTGAGAATCCATAAAGCTCTAAACCAATCGTTTGAACCGACGTGAAAACGAATGGCATATTAAGCACATGGAGCTTCCTATTCCTATTATTACGATGTGATTAGAATTCGAAAAGGGATTAGATTGACTCGACATGGCGCGTTTTGGCGTCAAAAAGCTGTTGGTAA
Protein-coding regions in this window:
- a CDS encoding transposase, whose product is MKGKRYTTEQKIRIVREGQRAGMAIADVC
- a CDS encoding PEP-CTERM sorting domain-containing protein, yielding MSGTIPVVDGIASISGYDDGGVRTPYTYFHNDGPAGNPYTFTNPSQTGRPTLRVEDDGVLQMQSKTLRADAMVVGDDGLVVATGGLMAIDESLTVESGGTMQTIGGGFSAGTMVVETGGRWTGIGGSLGGGDSYDVGSGLVNSGQIDLSGVTIQGDVSNNQDAVINLFGDVVFNGLVSGPGGFFGSGTAIFNGGYAPGASPAVVEHENNVVFSDTNTLEIELAGLALGEFDRLEILQDLEIDGLLDIKLIDGFTLDLNQEFVILDVMGTTTGQFLGLGEGDLVDTFDGTDLFISYVAGDGNDVSLFAVPEPTSLVLLGLGGFMFGRRRPSFQACR